The Punica granatum isolate Tunisia-2019 chromosome 4, ASM765513v2, whole genome shotgun sequence sequence tttgaatttacggtgtcaaaacgggtaaGGCGAGTGCaacctaaatcacgcggtaaatgaaataaaacggcaaaccctagacaaacagagtaccgaaaaggcatgcgggatataggcttgCATATAATAGAACCACCGAATCCGAAATTTTCGATTCCgcaagaccaatgccttagtaactaggtgtaccccgtCACCCTAggcccgggtaacttgcccaCCCTCGACCTCCTGGTCGTAagatggcaagtggcgactccttctcacaccTGTCCATCATGCGTCCCCACAGGAAGGTgaatactcccaagccgtgcgataGCGCACGCATGCGAGCctcgacgagacgaaattcgggttcGCGCAAGCTCATCAATGGCTTTTGCTCTAAAACCAAAACCTTCCACAACCTCCGTCCTTAGGTTCCTTTCCTATCGCCTTCCTATCATGAGCCCCTCTCCATCACCGACTACGTCATCTCCCTTCTCCGCACCTCCATCCCTATCTCCTCCACTTTCATCATCGATGCCTCTGAAGACATCGACTGATGCCTCACCTTCTATCAGACCCTCTAGCTCGCCGACTCCCTTGCTTTTCGCCTCCGGGCCCGCTTCTCCCTCTTCGAAGGTGACGCAGCCTTCATCCCCGTCTCTCCCTCCCTCAACATTCTCGTTATCTACCTCTCCCTCATCTCCTATAAACCCACTCAACTCCGACTCGAAGATTGCCGATTAGGTCCGCATTAGCAACCCCTCCATCGCCTTCACCACCTCCTGGATCGCCTCCAAGTTACCGCTTAAGCTCCAACTGGGTGTGATCCTCGTTGACTCGCCCGAATTCGACCCTCATTGGCTCACCAAAACTAGAAAGCAACGAGGGTTCACTACAGGGGCAGAGTGAAGAGAAGCTGAGCAAGAAATGAAAGCTCGCACAAGGagaggaagatgaagaggaagacgGAGGAGAGGAAATTCGTTTGAAGTGGGACTATGGGacgaaagagaagaagaaatagagagagagagagagagagagagagagagagagagagagagaaggtaGAAGGAGAGAaggcagaggaagaagaagaatttaaTTTGGGATTACATCAATTTGCCTAAGCGTTACATCAATTCAATCCCTGATCAAATTAACGGAACAGTAATGCCATTTGCCCCTTTTGCCACAAGGATCAAATTAATGTAACTGGAGATCGATCTGATGTTACACCAAACTCAGAGACTTGTGTTGCACCAGTGAGGGACTACATTGATGTAACACtggggactaaattgatgtaacgaaaactaaattgatgtaacgcagtgactaaattgatgtaacagagactaaattgatgtaacgatggactgaattgatgtaacgatggactgaattgatgtaacgaaagactaaattgatataacgagggactgaattgatgtaatgagggactaaattgatgcaaaagtgTAAAGTCaaggatgaaattgatgcaaaaaaaaTCAGGGACAAAATTAATACAATTTGTGAAAATCAGGGATGAAATTGTCTATTTactctaataataataatctattGCTACATAATTGTGGAACTTGGTGTCCCCGGCAATTATAAAGCTTTAAAAAGTCTGAAATGTCcctcaattttaattaaataaaaatatgataagGGACCTTGAGGACAAAATTATCCAttcgatatatttttttcttttttcacttACATGTGCCCCCCATTTCCCCTCTCTTCTCTCAATTCCATGACCCACGCAGCCGcgttctcttcttcttcttttttcttttatgtcacctctttcttttcttattcttattatCCCCTTTCccaattttttccttttatttttctcactCGCATACTTCAATTTCTCTCCAGATTGGTCCTTTGACGTATACATGGCACGTATAGATCACATCTTATGTCTAGTATCAATGGTTAATCTTGACAGAGACGGAGGCAGAAATTATGCTCGGGAGGACAATACCCCTCGTGACGACGGTTGAACCGACCCCTAATAAAGATTAGTTTCAATAataagcaaaaagaaaaaaaaattataattaaattaacaacatattttctaaattggtaaaaaaaaattaaaagagattATTTTACTCAAAAAAAGGATAATTTAATACTAAtacttcaaaattttaaattcaatatTAAGATAccaattttttccttaaaaattcAAGTACAAGTGGGGCGGAATGACCTAGTTGAATAGTAACATTTGGACAGTTATTGGAGTTCATGGGAATAAGGATGATATTAATGTGTACGTATTGTAGAACCTAATAGATGCATGAAGGGACCAAACCAATGTATAGAACAATATTGATAATAGAGGGACCAAATGATAAATTGAGGGATCTAAATGACATATGAGGATCCAATCGGTGCACAATTATGAATCCGACTCGATTGATACTCGTCCATCTAGGATGAAACTGTCTATAaaccccttttctttttgccatggCAAATGAAATCGTCCAGTGCCAATCACAATGTATAAAGAGGCTTTGTATAACATTTATCAGAAGTTCATACTTCATTTCTTGGATCTACAATCATATTCACATGGAAAATATATCTTCTCAGGAGCGCTAACTAGTGTTCACATATATACACGACCCAAAATTCCCGAATTGCAGTTTCATGGGGTATGTTTAGAGTTAAAACTATATACTGTCTCGAAACTAAGTAGCTAAACATCTCTCCACTACTTTACAAGCTTGACCTCAATCAATTCATCCTCTCCCAATTACCAGTGGTTCCCACTATCTACATGCAATCCTGGTTTTCAATCCTAGCTGTTCTTGCAAGGCCGCTTTCGAGGTCTCCTAATCGGAGGCATCGTCAGAGAATCGGTCTCGGTTTTAGCTGGTTCTTTTGTCTTCCTACAAGATCTGTTAGGACGCGAGGATGAGGACTTTTTAACAGCAGGATCTTCACCATGGGATGAAACCAAACTAAGCCACGATTTGCTTGACTTCTTATCCTTTGGATTGGGCGTGCGGCCCAAGTTGAAGGAAGGATGATTACTGCTGTTTCCGGCAGCAGAGGTGTCGGATCCACAATGTTTATGGACTGTTTGATCTTTGACATCCTGTGGCTGAATATGAACCTTCTCCACTGGAAGATTTGGGTCACCCTGGTAAAAGTATCAATGAGtcaggaaaaataaatgccggcaaatataaagaaataagACTTGATCCATCATGAACATGGGAGTGGTGTGCCTATACTATTCTTGAAAACTGTCTCCCAGTATAACTCGACTAAAGCAAAACATCCGATCATCGGTTTACCTTGGTCAACACAACCAAATGAAGCTTCCAATAATAAGTCACTGACAGATTCCACAAATTAAAGAGAAGTGTGCACGAAGACAACAGTGTTGGACATGATTCAACAGGCAGAGCTTTGAAGACTTTCCCACCAGATATTAGAATGTAATAATTTCTGATAGATTTGCTCCTCGAGAAACACCATTTTTTCCCCTGATAGACCCTACTTTCTTGCCCTGATAATCAGATCAACTTCAATAGTTGAAGACTCATCTCTATGATCAAACATCTTTGTGTTAACTTTCGATTATATAACACGGAGAATTCACTGAAACCCCCACGAATCACCTGAAATACGTTGACAACCCTATTTTCAGCAGGTCGTTAGTAGCCGTGTTTAAGTTAATGCACCAACCAATAGTCCTCTCATGAAACATCAACACCACATGCATTTAAAAGAGGACACTTACTCCCATTCAGAACTGCAAATGTGCCATATATTAGCCACGGGCCCACAGCGCTAATATAACACTTAAATCCCACTATGGTGCGCATGTCAAAACTAAAATATCACTAGTAAATTGCGGCGACACTCCTGGTAGTTATATTTAAAGATTTACGATACGCCAGTTTTAAAATAGGATAATGACAACACCTTTTTCAAGTCCAATAGTACCCTTTTAACTTTGCAAAAGACAGAATACACCCCAACTGGGGTGGTGTTAGTATGATTTAAAATCTTACAGAGGTGTCAGTATAATTGGAATAAGGGGTGCCATTGTCCAATTGTAAAACGGGGGTATGGACGTTTCTTAATGATACTACAAGGATCGTTTGTATTGCCGAAAAATTGATTCGTTCATGCAATATGATGCTGTGACCAAAATCTCCTATCTAGCAGGGGTTGCAATTATATAGTAAACTACAGCAAATATGAGTTGAAATCAAGTTGTAATTGTCCTCTCTAAAAAACTATGGTTTCTGATGTGCTATGGGAAAACTTAATGTGTTATGTCAGTGAAATTTACCCCTACATTATATAGGTATACAAAGAGATAAGAATGTGCATGCACCTTATTACTGGCTTCAGAAACAAGCTCTGTGCCCGACATATCCTCTTCTTCAGAATCGGCCATCTCTTCGCACTCGAACTCAACCTGCTCCTCAAATTCTTCTTCAGAGTCACTCAACTCTTCCTGTTCCATGACAATCTCAGGATGAGATTGATCATCTACAGCGTCCTCATAGCTCTGATCAAAGTCATTAAGCAGTTCTTGAGATCCTCTTTCGATCAAAGCCCCAGCTGAAGGCAGATTCTCAAGAGGTTGGCATGAAGGATCGCTATTTTCATCGGCAACAAATGTAACTCCTAAGTTTTCTTTATCCCTACTTTCTAAATCCTTATTTTTTCTTGATGTAGAACTCAGGTGGATCTCCAAATCGAGCTCATTAGCTTTATCAAGAGGACTTTGGGGACAGGCACCAGAGGCTAATTGGCCACGGTTGTTATCACAACGAACAGATGATTGCAAGTTCCTCTCCCCATCATCAGTTCTCTGAAGGAGTGGATGAAATTCAATCCCAGATAATGTAGAATTGACATCCTGAGTAACAGATCTTGTGAGACTATTAGGACCGTGAATCATCGGATTAGGGCTCCGGAAAAGGCTAAGGTTTAACTGAGGCTGCTTTCCTGGAAAGAAACTGAAGGAACCTGAAGGACTGGTAGTGTAATTTGATGGGTAATAAGGCAGACGCCCATCAACGGGGACTTGGAACAGTAGAGGATGCATCTGAAGTTCCGTACTGTTGAATCTCTCCTCGCCAACACCAGCACTTCTCTCCATGACAACTCTTGAGTCTTCTTGATGTAAATCTGGAACATAAGCAGCTCTGGTTTCACAAATGGGTCCTACCTTGACAACATGTTGATGTGTTCTGTATGCTGACTGAGAAAGAACACGAACATTTCGAGGAAGATTGACTGGGGGCAAATTTGGTGCTAATTTCACTAAACGTTCGGTCTCTATCCTTGGATTTGTTTGATCAGGTTGATTCATTGAGAACAGAGATGCAGGAAAAGGATGCTGTAGATGATTGGACTGAGTAATATACTGAGGGATGTTTCCTACATGGTACTGTCCCTCCACAGCCATCTGATTGTTGAGCGGCTCTGTGATTTGAGTTCTTTGAGGCTGATTGGGCATAGGACCTGATATGCCTGGTCTCCAGTCAGCTAAAAACGCCTCGTGGACATAAGCTTCTTCTGGGTCATCAACGCAATCATCTCCACTGCTGTTGTCGCCACCACCACCAGCTTCAGCCCGAAAATCCTGCAGTAATCAGAAAACGCACaaaaaagtttatattttcttctaaTAGAAGGCAATGCAGAACAAACACAGAGCTGAGAACTACAGAAAGAAATTAGCATATAAGTGGGAGTTTTATTGAATCCATTTATCCTGTGTAATCACTAAAAGAGAGAATTTAATCAAGTTCAATTGAATTCTACTACTATTTAGTGTTTGGAATCTCAACAACTTAAATAATTCGACTTACAATCATGAAAATGATATTGATAATGAAATTAAGCCAAAAACAATGTAATTAgcttaaaattcaatataatgGAACCAACGATTCAtcaaataatgaaattaaaagataaattgtTAACCACCTTTACTTATCTTCCAGACCAtgtcatttaattcaattaagTTGAATTTGGAAACAAATTCCCATTTATCAAGATTAATTTCAAGTTACAATCTGACCATCACCAAACCAAGCTCCCTTTTAGCCTGGAGGCACAGAAAAGGAATCAGCATGGAATCTTAGTTAGCTGGCAAGATTGTATGTTGGCAATTATTTGCAACAAAAATTTCTCAAGGTTTTGCTAAGGATATCCTCCCTCAGTATCTGACTGGTTCACCAATCAGATAAGGAAAAggggaggagaggagagaaggTTCATTGATTAGCAGAAGATGGACTTGACTGAAAATTTCCAAGCCTATCTGGGCAAGCTCCTCATCCAGTTGATGCGCCCCATtgatatatgcattttttttcataaaagaGAACAATTCAAATAGACACAGCAATTGAGACTGAATAGGCATGATCATCGCCTTTCATGTCATGATGAGTCATTCCTCTACAAACATACTGCAATCTTTTCTCCAtgcataataaaaaaaaatgatataaacaCAATAAGACAGCAGACAATCAAGCCAGGTGGACAGGTAAAGCTGTAGATTTCTTCAAATGAGATTGTTTAGCTTTCTTCTAATCAGCTGGTCATACTGGTACAAGTAGGAAACAGAAAACGAGATATGCAAGTGAACCAATTCAAAGGGGCCAGTTCATGCTGGCTCTCTGAATAATACGGCCAGGTCTTGCCTTGAACATCCTTTAAAATGTTTGTACATTCAATGCTGTAAATGATTCtcatattaatttcattaaatcaaATTGGACCAATTacttatcaaaagaaaaaagaccaACTGAATCTGATCAAACCATGAGCTCAGTAGCTCAGCATAATGTCCGACTGTCCTAAAACCTATGCTCCTGTCTTGCTCCAAATTAGCCATTTTTGTGCAGTTGTGCTACAGCTATAACTTATGAGAACTTTTGAGAGGAAATCATTAAAAGCAGTAAAACAGGGTACTGCATGTAACAATTTTTGGATCCAAAGCATAATAATACCTCCTTCTCTGATCCATGCGGCCAACTCCCCAGATCTGCAGCTTTTCGCCTTCTTCGTTCTGCTTCATACATGCgtctcttctcttttctcaATGCATTCTGCTTGTACGACTTCTGGGTTCCCAAAGCAGTGCGCCACTGACGAGGTAACAAAGATGGGTCTCTATGCGGAACTATAAACCTCCATACAGACATCCAGTCAAGTTTGTAAAATTTGAGTCCCTGGAGACATCAGTTGGATCATATAAAGGAACACAAAAGTCAAAAAAACAATAAGCGTCTAGGAGGTCAACCTAAAGGTGAACTTATGAAAATTTCATAAGATAAAGCTTTATTGCATTAGAGTAAGAGTAATCTTCCTAGCAAATGCAAAATTTTCCCAACACACTATCACTAAAACATTTGCCATCCGGAAAATCAAATATACTGATAATACACATTTACTGAGAAAATTTACCCATCCTTCGCAAGTAAGCATCTTTAACTGGCCAACCAAAATTCTACCCTACtggtgaaaaaataatatgttttcTTAGTGAAACATACCTCCTGTATATATTTCATCTCTTCTGTAGTCAATGGAGATGTTTTCATCCTCCGAACTGCCTGCATAAAGTGCCATGGAATTATATCAACATGTAATCTTATTAATAAATGCACAAGGGATACTTATTCAACAGACACTGCTCAGACTAATGCAGTGATTGCATCTTCCATCAGAAGCCAAGGGAAAAAATGTAtacctttttattatttgccaACTTTTAGATGTCCAACCTTACCGTCAAAAATATCTGTTGTGTACTTTGAAAATTGTCTGTTCTCCATTTTGACATTCAAAATCAACCATTgacaaattaaaatgaaagatTGTTTAGCTCATCTAATAGTGTCAAAACGTTATCTTAAAGATTTCTAGCCAGTACTGCCGGATGGAATTTGTGAGTGATTGCAGTGACATAGAAGACAGCTAAAAATCAATTTGGACTTGTGTAGATAAAATCATCGGCATTATTTATACGACCCAATGGATTTTGTGGATGTTTTTACATATCATAAAATTTCCCTCATACCTTAATTGGATTCTCTGGAGCTTTAGATGAGCACCGATTTTTCTGTCTAACGAAAATCTGCAACAAAATTTTCACGAAGCAAATGAGAAAGATATTAAATGCCAAGTAAATCACTATAAGGATATCAAAACGTTGCACAATGCATAAAGAGTCAAACATAAGGATCACCTGATGCTTAGATTTGCAAGGAAGAAAGCGTTCCTGGATAGCCTTCCAATCTGTGTTATATTCCATCATTCCCAGAGCCAGTAATCTGTGGTATGCGACAAATGAAaacttcttatttttattctctACTGATTCGAGGAAGGAAAAATTGGATAATGGGAGAACTCAACATCCTATAAATGAACAGGGTGACAATGGTCTGGAGGAGACTTTCCCTTGGATTGGATTTTCTCATTCGAAGGCGACACCTTTTATTAGGTGTAGCTTCCTTCTCATgaaggaaaaatattatagGAGAAGAAATCCTCCTTTCAAGACACACTACTAGTCATGATATGAGAAAAGGAAATACAAGGCAAAACAATATCGAAAGGTACAATCTCCATGATTTTCCTTTTACCCCACTTTTTGTCCATCAAGAAGTGATTTGTGCCATAAATCAGAAGTCAGATTTTATATTGCAAATATAACTTTTACGTTTCACAGGGTCCATCTGGGGAGAGAAATGGCATGAAATTAACCTTAATTCTTCAATAAACTGTCATGGCACTACATTTTTTGCAACCAAGATTCTGTTCAAAGTGTATCAGCCATGATTCCTTCTTGTTCATTATTCATTATCCAGGAGACTGAAACAAAATGTAATGCACCTTCCAGGATGTCCCAGGAGTAGAAATAGCAATTAATGAAGAAACATAATGGCAATATAGCAAGTTCAAATGAACAAGCCAGAAGCATATGACTTACTCATCCTCAGCATCAGTAAATAGCACCCGATTTGTGACAGAAGCCGGGGGCGGTTTATGAGGAAATAATGCTTGATTAAAAAGTGGGAAGAACTTCTGGGCTAACTTAGCAACTTCCTTTGGAACCAAAGCAACTGATTGCTTCTTTGTAGTTTCGACCAGTGCTGCTGCCAATGACTTCTTATATGGTTGACTGGAGGAAGACGGCCCTTTATTGACGTCTGCAGGGAGCTCTCCTCTCACGCCATCCCCATTAACTTGAGCAGCAGATAAAAAATTTGGAAGCAAGAATAAAGGCTCCCTCTCAGCACGAATATCATAGCTGGATTCGACACGTCGCCGCCGATGTTCCCGAACAGCTGCAAGAGTATGTCGCAGATCAAACATGTAATTGAGTATTAAGTCATTAATGTCTGGTTGCCACTACTCAAGGAGGTCAAAATGTGCTGAAAGATAACACCTAATGAATAAGTGTTAAAAACTCATGAGTTGTCAATGCTTTTAGCGAATTATTGCAGATAGTgttgaaatgaaaaattttcttatattagtGTTTGGCTGTAACATAGGAAAACTCATCTGAATTCATGTCAAGTTGACTAAATCAAGGTTTCTGGAAAACTCCCAATTCATTCCTGAAACTCACAGTGACAGTACAAGCCAAAATTTTGTATATAGTTGCCTAATTTAAGACTTGAATGAGTAGCATGGATACAAGAAGAATTATGAACCCCCACCCCGCCCCCAAAGAAAGTCTCTTTGTGAATTTGGCTTGACTATACTTTGCTTTTCACCAgcaaaaagagaaattattgTGTACCAAAAGAAAGTTGATTTCTAAAGGACCAAGCAAAATATGagtgaaaaggaaaacaaattttacatgaaaaggaaaaaaatagatcttataattattataatgtgTAAAAAGACAGAAAGATTATCTGATGAATTAGAACAAGTACTGGAGGAACGGCATTGCTAGTaagtgaaatatatatatattatttaggtCAAAAGTGGAAAGTGAACACAGCAACTTGATTGCCTAAGATAGCATGCGATGAActtgatttcaaaatttgtgaATGCCCCAAAATGATGTCTGGACTGCTGGCTCTGTAAAAGAGGGTACTTAAAATACTCTTTTGTTATGTTGACTTTAGAAAATCAGTGGTTCAAAGAGATTATGAGCATACTAAACACATTAACAACCTCCATTAAGAAGACCAAACTTCTAAACTCAAAACACTTCATTTCAGGATGAAAAAGCAATTAACTttcttcctttatttttcaaagCTAAATTTTAAACTCTCAAAGAAAGTGAATAATGTAAGAGCACCTACCGATGGACATATCATCCATAAAGTTCTTAACTAAATTGAGTGGCGCCACATCCAAAATGGATAATACTGGACCATCTATTATAGGTACCGAGAGGAGACCTTGAAACATTTGAGAAGAACCCGCCCGACTAGCACAAATATTTTCAGGATGTTGATTAGAAGGGCAAACATCTCCAGTTGCTTCCATACGATCTGAAGCAGAGTTCACTCCTTCTGCATTATTCATGGCAAAGGGTTCCATAACAAATTGTTCCTGGTGTAATCTGCGAGATCCATCTGATACTGATGACATAAGGTATGGAGCTCGAAAAAGATCGGCAGGGTATGGTACATTCCTCCGTGCTAAAACCTGATCACGTTTGTCAACGATCTCAAGGATCAATTCCTGAACCTGGGAGGCAATTTGTTGCTTAGAAGGGTCAAGAATACAAAGAGAATATATCTGAATTAGAAGCTGCACATGTTCATGAATCAGGCAATATAACTGCCCGATTTGGTAAGGAGTGAATCCACTAATGTAGCCACTATCTGCTGCAAACACTGAACAGCCTGGAGTAACATCAGCGGTTAACGATCTTCCATTAGCTGCTGGCGTAGATGTATTTTGTCCAACTGGTAATAAAGGTAAAAGGGGACGTAAAGGTCTTTTTGCCTGCTCCAGTAACTTATTTTTGTTCCCTGAAGAGATGCTTCGGCGTCTGTTCTGCCTTGTCTCAGGCCTCCTTCGAGATCTATCATTGGGCAAATTTTGGGTTTTATCTGTTTGTCTATCGTCAATATCACTATCAAGTGCTTCTTCCAATTCAATCTCAAAGTCTGCATCGTTATCTTCGTCTTCATCATCAATATTCCCATTTTCTGGGGTTGCTGGTCCATCATCATCTCCACCCAGTAAAACAGCCGCGAGAAATTTTTTGTACTCCTCTTCATCATCAAAATTTTGCAGATCTTCATCGTCATCAGTTTCCTGCAGAAAACTCTCAAGCTCATCGAGAGTGAAACTCACAAGAGAATAACGGGCTCTAGTACGCTTGCAAATggcatcctcatcatcatctgaAAGCACTCCGTACTTCTCACCATGTGCTGCCtcattttcaaaaataccATCAAAATCACCTCCCTTTGTTGCATGATCTTCTTCCTGGAAAATTGCATTTTCAGTTTGACATGAAGCCTCTGGCACTCTCTGTTGTAGTTCTTCTTCACATGGTTCTTCTTGAGAAACTGTGGTACAAAGCGGAAGTTCCTCCCCTGTATGCTTAGAATCTGCAAGAGTACAGCTCTGAAGTTCATCCGTCAAGTGAGATGAATTTGCTACTCCTGTATGGAAAGGCTTCATCACATTACAATCAGCATCCTCTGGCCCTTCAACTTCTGAGCTCAAACTTGACGAAGTTTCATTCGAAAGAGTTTCCTTTAGGAAAGGATTAAAATCAatatcctcatcctcatcttcatcttcctcatgCCTTATTGGACTCCCATGGGCTTGACGAGTGCTTTCTGCAGCTGAGATCATGTTCTCCTTACTAATATGCTCACTCTTTGAAGATTGTCCATTAAAACATGAAgccatttgatttttcttaagTAAAAGCTGATGCTCAATGATAGGAGATGAAGTTGAGGTTCTCAGTAAATCACAACCATAGACATATACATTGCATCAGTTCCTAATAGGACTCAATCCCGAGTTCCAGACCATCCGTTCGCAAATTTTGAGCATGGAGCCACTGCCAAATGCGAACAGGGCACATTCGATTGCAGCAAACGACGAGGCACAACGATTAATCACACACGGCAGAGAAACAATTTCTGAATCGCTCGGTTTTGCAGCAAAAATCAGTCCTGATTTCGGCGGGGGATcaaaccctaaccctaatttCAGCAATTTCAGCAGAGGAGAACACAAACCTCGAAGCCGCCCGTTTTGCGATTACTGCGGTCGGAATGGCCATTTTCGGGCCTCTTGCTACCAGCTGAATGGGTATCCGGGTTCCGACCAGAGAAATCCGAAGGGATCCGGCGCTGGTGGCTCTCGGCCGGGCGGGAGGAACTCGGCGTCTTCTCCCTCGACTCTGCAGAACAAACAAGGCGGTGGAGGAGGAGTCGGGTTTTCGTTTTTTAGGAGGCCCGGGTAACTCCTATTCGGGTGGCCCATCTCATCAGCGCCAAGCCCAACTGAATCGTGGGCAATGGAGGCCCGGTCAGTCAGCCCAACAGGGCTTTCATCATCAGTCGGCCCAACAATCCTTTCAAGGCCCAGGGAACTATACTGCGGCACAGGCCCATGCCGAACTGCCTGCGGACCTTAGTAAACTGGCCCATCTTTCTGAGCCCCAACTACAACAGCTTATGTCAATGATTCCTCGCGATGATGGTGAGATTAATCGTCTAAGTGGTGAGACTTTTGAGCCTATTACCTCAAATCTTGATTAAATTATTGATTCGGGAGCTTCACGACATATGACTGGCAACCTGGATAATCTTTTTGATATTACTCCGGTTAATAATGGTCCAATTATTCATGTTCCAAATGGAACAACAAAAGCTACTTTTATAGGCAAAGTTTCTTTTGGAGTCAATATGATACTTCACAATGTTCTTTATGTGCCGGATTTCAATTGTAACTTATTGTCTGTGGCTCAATTATCTTGGGAACTTAATTGTAGTGTACACTACATTTCTGGTTTATGCTTGATCCAGGACCGCACCTCGGGGAGTATGATT is a genomic window containing:
- the LOC116202754 gene encoding uncharacterized protein LOC116202754 isoform X2, producing MASCFNGQSSKSEHISKENMISAAESTRQAHGSPIRHEEDEDEDEDIDFNPFLKETLSNETSSSLSSEVEGPEDADCNVMKPFHTGVANSSHLTDELQSCTLADSKHTGEELPLCTTVSQEEPCEEELQQRVPEASCQTENAIFQEEDHATKGGDFDGIFENEAAHGEKYGVLSDDDEDAICKRTRARYSLVSFTLDELESFLQETDDDEDLQNFDDEEEYKKFLAAVLLGGDDDGPATPENGNIDDEDEDNDADFEIELEEALDSDIDDRQTDKTQNLPNDRSRRRPETRQNRRRSISSGNKNKLLEQAKRPLRPLLPLLPVGQNTSTPAANGRSLTADVTPGCSVFAADSGYISGFTPYQIGQLYCLIHEHVQLLIQIYSLCILDPSKQQIASQVQELILEIVDKRDQVLARRNVPYPADLFRAPYLMSSVSDGSRRLHQEQFVMEPFAMNNAEGVNSASDRMEATGDVCPSNQHPENICASRAGSSQMFQAVREHRRRRVESSYDIRAEREPLFLLPNFLSAAQVNGDGVRGELPADVNKGPSSSSQPYKKSLAAALVETTKKQSVALVPKEVAKLAQKFFPLFNQALFPHKPPPASVTNRVLFTDAEDELLALGMMEYNTDWKAIQERFLPCKSKHQIFVRQKNRCSSKAPENPIKAVRRMKTSPLTTEEMKYIQEGLKFYKLDWMSVWRFIVPHRDPSLLPRQWRTALGTQKSYKQNALRKEKRRMYEAERRRRKAADLGSWPHGSEKEDFRAEAGGGGDNSSGDDCVDDPEEAYVHEAFLADWRPGISGPMPNQPQRTQITEPLNNQMAVEGQYHVGNIPQYITQSNHLQHPFPASLFSMNQPDQTNPRIETERLVKLAPNLPPVNLPRNVRVLSQSAYRTHQHVVKVGPICETRAAYVPDLHQEDSRVVMERSAGVGEERFNSTELQMHPLLFQVPVDGRLPYYPSNYTTSPSGSFSFFPGKQPQLNLSLFRSPNPMIHGPNSLTRSVTQDVNSTLSGIEFHPLLQRTDDGERNLQSSVRCDNNRGQLASGACPQSPLDKANELDLEIHLSSTSRKNKDLESRDKENLGVTFVADENSDPSCQPLENLPSAGALIERGSQELLNDFDQSYEDAVDDQSHPEIVMEQEELSDSEEEFEEQVEFECEEMADSEEEDMSGTELVSEASNKGDPNLPVEKVHIQPQDVKDQTVHKHCGSDTSAAGNSSNHPSFNLGRTPNPKDKKSSKSWLSLVSSHGEDPAVKKSSSSRPNRSCRKTKEPAKTETDSLTMPPIRRPRKRPCKNS